A genomic window from Euleptes europaea isolate rEulEur1 chromosome 9, rEulEur1.hap1, whole genome shotgun sequence includes:
- the PPAT gene encoding amidophosphoribosyltransferase encodes MELEGIGEECGVFGCIAAGLWPSELDVPHVITLGLVGLQHRGQESAGIVTSDGESAQSFKVHKGMGLVNHVFSEDSLKKLYISNLGIGHTRYSTSGISVLDNCQPFVVETLHGKIAVAHNGELTNAPRLRRKLMRHGVGLSTSSDSELITQLLAFTPPLEHDDIPDWVARIKNLMNETPTSYSLLIMHKDIIYAVRDPYGNRPLCIGRLVPVGDINKKGKNISETEGWVVSSESCSFLSIGAEYYREVMPGEIVKISRYDVQTLDVVPRPEGDPSAFCIFEYVYFARPDSIFEGQMVYSVRRRCGQQLAIEAPVEADLVSTVPESATPAALGYAQKCGLPYIEVLCKNRYVGRTFIQPNMRLRQLGVAKKFGVLSDNFKGKRVVLIDDSIVRGNTISPIIKLLRESGAKEVHIRVASPPIKFPCYMGINIPTKEELIANKPEFHDLANYIGADSVVYLSVEGLVSSVQESIKAKQDNENSIKTNKNSMKTNKFHTGKVGHCIACLVGEYPVELEW; translated from the exons AGGCCAAGAGAGTGCCGGGATTGTGACAAGTGATGGAGAATCAGCCCAATCCTTCAAAGTGCACAAG GGAATGGGTCTGGTTAATCATGTGTTTAGTGAAGACAGTCTGAAGAAGTTGTACATTTCAAATCTTGGAATTGGCCACACAAGATACTCCACCTCAGGAATCTCTGTACTAGATAACTGCCAACCATTTGTTGTGGAAACCCTGCATGGGAAGATTGCTGTGGCCCACAACGGAGAGTTGACGAATGCACCGCGGCTGAGGAGAAAG CTCATGCGCCATGGAGTGGGATTATCCACCAGTTCCGACAGCGAACTGATCACTCAGCTGCTGGCATTCACCCCCCCTCTGGAGCATGACGACATCCCAGACTGGGTAGCAAG GATCAAAAACTTGATGAATGAAACACCTACTTCGTATTCCCTTCTGATCATGCATAAAGATATTATCTATGCAGTGCGAGATCCTTATGGGAACCGTCCACTCTGCATCGGCCGCCTTGTTCCAGTAGGTGATATTAATAAAAAAG GGAAAAATATCTCTGAAACTGAAGGATGGGTAGTTTCCTCAGAATCCTGTAGCTTTTTATCTATTGGCGCAGA ATATTACCGTGAAGTCATGCCTGGAGAAATTGTGAAAATATCCAGATACGACGTCCAAACATTGGATGTTGTACCAAGACCTGAAGGAGATCCATCAGCATTCTGTATTTTCGAATATGTATATTTTGCAAGGCCTGACAGCATCTTTGAAG GTCAGATGGTATATTCTGTAAGGAGGAGATGCGGCCAACAGCTAGCTATTGAAGCTCCGGTGGAAGCTGATTTGGTCAGCACAGTCCCGGAATCTGCAACTCCAGCAGCCCTTGGCTATGCACAAAAG TGTGGGTTGCCATACATCGAAGTATTGTGCAAAAACAGATATGTGGGAAGAACATTCATTCAGCCCAACATGAGGTTAAGACAACTTGGAGTGGCCAAAAAGTTTGGAGTCTTGTCCGACAACTTCAAAGGGAAGCGTGTTGTCCTTATTGATGATTCCATTGTCCGAGGCAACACCATTTCACCCATAATCAAACTATTGAGAGAATCTGGTGCTAAAGAG GTGCACATTCGTGTGGCTTCACCTCCAATTAAATTTCCTTGTTACATGGGGATAAACATACCAACAAAAGAAGAACTCATTGCCAACAAGCCTGAATTTCATGACCTGGCGAACTACATAG GAGCTGACAGTGTTGTTTACCTCTCGGTAGAAGGATTGGTATCATCTGTTCAGGAAAGTATCAAAGCAAAGCAAGACAATGAAAACAgcataaagacaaacaaaaacagCATGAAGACCAACAAGTTCCACACTGGGAAAGTCGGCCATTGTATAGCATGCCTTGTCGGAGAATACCCTGTAGAACTTGAGTGGTGA